One genomic region from Macaca mulatta isolate MMU2019108-1 chromosome 20, T2T-MMU8v2.0, whole genome shotgun sequence encodes:
- the LOC709576 gene encoding ATP-dependent RNA helicase DDX19B isoform X8, protein MGGSQGAVVKTNTNAEKTDEEEKEDRAAQSLLNKLIRSNLVDNTNQVEVLQRDPNSPLYSVKSFEELRLKPQLLQGVYAMGFNRPSKIQENALPLMLAEPPQNLIAQSQSGTGKTAAFVLAMLSQVEPANKYPQCLCLSPTYELALQTGKVIEQMGKFYPELKLAYAVRGNKLERGQKISEQIVIGTPGTVLDWCSKLKFIDPKKIKVFVLDEADVMIATQGHQDQSIRIQRMLPRNCQMLLFSATFEDSVWKFAQKVVPDPNIIKLKREEETLDTIKQYYVLCSSRDEKFQALCNLYGAITIAQAMIFCHTRKTASWLAAELSKEGHQVALLSGEMMVEQRAAVIERFREGKEKVLVTTNVCARGIDVEQVSVVINFDLPVDKDGNPDNETYLHRIGRTGRFGKRGLAVNMVDSKHSMNILNRIQEHFNKKIERLDTDDLDEIEKIAN, encoded by the exons GTGCTGTTGTCAAGACCAATACCAATGCAGAGAAGACAGATGAAGAAGAGAAAG AGGACAGAGCTGCCCAGTCCTTACTCAACAAGCTGATCAGAAGTAACCTTGTCGATAACACAAACCAAGTAGAAGTCCTGCAGCGGGATCCAAACTCCCCTCTGTACTCAGTGAAGTCTTTTGAAGAGCTTCGGCT gaaaccacagcttctccaaggAGTCTATGCCATGGGTTTCAATCGTCCATCCAAGATACAAGAGAATGCGTTACCACTGATGCTTGCTGAGCC CCCACAGAACTTAATTGCCCAATCTCAGTCTGGTACTGGTAAAACAGCTGCCTTCGTGCTGGCCATGCTTAGCCAAGTAGAACCTGCAAACAAATACCCCCAG TGTCTATGCCTCTCCCCAACGTATGAGCTCGCCCTCCAAACAGGAAAAGTGATTGAACAAATGGGCAAATTTTACCCTGAACTGAAGCTAGCTTATGCTGTTCGAGGCAATAAAT TGGAAAGAGGCCAGAAGATCAGCGAGCAGATTGTCATTGGCACCCCTGGGACCGTGCTGGACTGGTGCTCCAAGCTCAAGTTCATTGATCCCAAGAAAATCAAGGTGTTTGTTCTGGATGAAGCTGACGTCATGATAGCCACTCAGGGCCACCAGGATCAGAGCATCCGCATCCAGAG GATGCTGCCCAGGAACTGCCAGATGCTGCTTTTCTCTGCCACCTTTGAAGACTCTGTCTGGAAGTTTGCCCAGAAAGTGGTCCCAGACCCAAACATTATCAAACTGAAGCGGGAGGAAGAGACCCTGGACACCATCAAGCAGTACTATGTCCTGTGCAGCAGCAGAGACGAGAAGTTCCAGGCCTTGTGTAACCTCTATGGGGCCATCACCATTGCTCAAGCCATGATCTTCTGCCAT ACTCGCAAAACAGCTAGTTGGCTGGCAGCAGAGCTCTCAAAAGAAGGCCACCAGGTGGCTCTGCTGAGTGGGGAGATGATGGTGGAGCAGAGGGCTGCGGTGATTGAGCGCTTCCGAGAGGGCAAAGAGAAGGTTCTGGTGACCACCAACGTGTGTGCCCGCG GCATCGATGTTGAACAAGTGTCTGTCGTCATCAACTTTGATCTTCCCGTGGACAAGGACGGGAACCCTGACAACGAGACCTACCTGCACCGGATCGGGCGCACAGGCCGCTTTGGCAAGAGGGGCCTGGCAGTGAACATGGTGGACAGCAAGCACAGCATGAACATCCTGAACAGAATCCAGGAGCATTTTA ATAAGAAGATAGAACGATTGGACACGGATGATTTGGATGAGATTGAGAAAATAGCCAACTGA
- the LOC709576 gene encoding ATP-dependent RNA helicase DDX19B isoform X13 → MLSQVEPANKYPQCLCLSPTYELALQTGKVIEQMGKFYPELKLAYAVRGNKLERGQKISEQIVIGTPGTVLDWCSKLKFIDPKKIKVFVLDEADVMIATQGHQDQSIRIQRMLPRNCQMLLFSATFEDSVWKFAQKVVPDPNIIKLKREEETLDTIKQYYVLCSSRDEKFQALCNLYGAITIAQAMIFCHTRKTASWLAAELSKEGHQVALLSGEMMVEQRAAVIERFREGKEKVLVTTNVCARGIDVEQVSVVINFDLPVDKDGNPDNETYLHRIGRTGRFGKRGLAVNMVDSKHSMNILNRIQEHFNKKIERLDTDDLDEIEKIAN, encoded by the exons ATGCTTAGCCAAGTAGAACCTGCAAACAAATACCCCCAG TGTCTATGCCTCTCCCCAACGTATGAGCTCGCCCTCCAAACAGGAAAAGTGATTGAACAAATGGGCAAATTTTACCCTGAACTGAAGCTAGCTTATGCTGTTCGAGGCAATAAAT TGGAAAGAGGCCAGAAGATCAGCGAGCAGATTGTCATTGGCACCCCTGGGACCGTGCTGGACTGGTGCTCCAAGCTCAAGTTCATTGATCCCAAGAAAATCAAGGTGTTTGTTCTGGATGAAGCTGACGTCATGATAGCCACTCAGGGCCACCAGGATCAGAGCATCCGCATCCAGAG GATGCTGCCCAGGAACTGCCAGATGCTGCTTTTCTCTGCCACCTTTGAAGACTCTGTCTGGAAGTTTGCCCAGAAAGTGGTCCCAGACCCAAACATTATCAAACTGAAGCGGGAGGAAGAGACCCTGGACACCATCAAGCAGTACTATGTCCTGTGCAGCAGCAGAGACGAGAAGTTCCAGGCCTTGTGTAACCTCTATGGGGCCATCACCATTGCTCAAGCCATGATCTTCTGCCAT ACTCGCAAAACAGCTAGTTGGCTGGCAGCAGAGCTCTCAAAAGAAGGCCACCAGGTGGCTCTGCTGAGTGGGGAGATGATGGTGGAGCAGAGGGCTGCGGTGATTGAGCGCTTCCGAGAGGGCAAAGAGAAGGTTCTGGTGACCACCAACGTGTGTGCCCGCG GCATCGATGTTGAACAAGTGTCTGTCGTCATCAACTTTGATCTTCCCGTGGACAAGGACGGGAACCCTGACAACGAGACCTACCTGCACCGGATCGGGCGCACAGGCCGCTTTGGCAAGAGGGGCCTGGCAGTGAACATGGTGGACAGCAAGCACAGCATGAACATCCTGAACAGAATCCAGGAGCATTTTA ATAAGAAGATAGAACGATTGGACACGGATGATTTGGATGAGATTGAGAAAATAGCCAACTGA
- the LOC709576 gene encoding ATP-dependent RNA helicase DDX19B isoform X10: MAGAAGQVRGRALRRFPITLPVGDLSNLHLKEEKIKPDANGAVVKTNTNAEKTDEEEKEDRAAQSLLNKLIRSNLVDNTNQVEVLQRDPNSPLYSVKSFEELRLPQNLIAQSQSGTGKTAAFVLAMLSQVEPANKYPQCLCLSPTYELALQTGKVIEQMGKFYPELKLAYAVRGNKLERGQKISEQIVIGTPGTVLDWCSKLKFIDPKKIKVFVLDEADVMIATQGHQDQSIRIQRMLPRNCQMLLFSATFEDSVWKFAQKVVPDPNIIKLKREEETLDTIKQYYVLCSSRDEKFQALCNLYGAITIAQAMIFCHTRKTASWLAAELSKEGHQVALLSGEMMVEQRAAVIERFREGKEKVLVTTNVCARGIDVEQVSVVINFDLPVDKDGNPDNETYLHRIGRTGRFGKRGLAVNMVDSKHSMNILNRIQEHFNKKIERLDTDDLDEIEKIAN; the protein is encoded by the exons GTGCTGTTGTCAAGACCAATACCAATGCAGAGAAGACAGATGAAGAAGAGAAAG AGGACAGAGCTGCCCAGTCCTTACTCAACAAGCTGATCAGAAGTAACCTTGTCGATAACACAAACCAAGTAGAAGTCCTGCAGCGGGATCCAAACTCCCCTCTGTACTCAGTGAAGTCTTTTGAAGAGCTTCGGCT CCCACAGAACTTAATTGCCCAATCTCAGTCTGGTACTGGTAAAACAGCTGCCTTCGTGCTGGCCATGCTTAGCCAAGTAGAACCTGCAAACAAATACCCCCAG TGTCTATGCCTCTCCCCAACGTATGAGCTCGCCCTCCAAACAGGAAAAGTGATTGAACAAATGGGCAAATTTTACCCTGAACTGAAGCTAGCTTATGCTGTTCGAGGCAATAAAT TGGAAAGAGGCCAGAAGATCAGCGAGCAGATTGTCATTGGCACCCCTGGGACCGTGCTGGACTGGTGCTCCAAGCTCAAGTTCATTGATCCCAAGAAAATCAAGGTGTTTGTTCTGGATGAAGCTGACGTCATGATAGCCACTCAGGGCCACCAGGATCAGAGCATCCGCATCCAGAG GATGCTGCCCAGGAACTGCCAGATGCTGCTTTTCTCTGCCACCTTTGAAGACTCTGTCTGGAAGTTTGCCCAGAAAGTGGTCCCAGACCCAAACATTATCAAACTGAAGCGGGAGGAAGAGACCCTGGACACCATCAAGCAGTACTATGTCCTGTGCAGCAGCAGAGACGAGAAGTTCCAGGCCTTGTGTAACCTCTATGGGGCCATCACCATTGCTCAAGCCATGATCTTCTGCCAT ACTCGCAAAACAGCTAGTTGGCTGGCAGCAGAGCTCTCAAAAGAAGGCCACCAGGTGGCTCTGCTGAGTGGGGAGATGATGGTGGAGCAGAGGGCTGCGGTGATTGAGCGCTTCCGAGAGGGCAAAGAGAAGGTTCTGGTGACCACCAACGTGTGTGCCCGCG GCATCGATGTTGAACAAGTGTCTGTCGTCATCAACTTTGATCTTCCCGTGGACAAGGACGGGAACCCTGACAACGAGACCTACCTGCACCGGATCGGGCGCACAGGCCGCTTTGGCAAGAGGGGCCTGGCAGTGAACATGGTGGACAGCAAGCACAGCATGAACATCCTGAACAGAATCCAGGAGCATTTTA ATAAGAAGATAGAACGATTGGACACGGATGATTTGGATGAGATTGAGAAAATAGCCAACTGA
- the LOC709576 gene encoding ATP-dependent RNA helicase DDX19B isoform X9, translating into MATDSWALAVDEQEAAAESLSNLHLKEEKIKPDANGAVVKTNTNAEKTDEEEKEDRAAQSLLNKLIRSNLVDNTNQVEVLQRDPNSPLYSVKSFEELRLPQNLIAQSQSGTGKTAAFVLAMLSQVEPANKYPQCLCLSPTYELALQTGKVIEQMGKFYPELKLAYAVRGNKLERGQKISEQIVIGTPGTVLDWCSKLKFIDPKKIKVFVLDEADVMIATQGHQDQSIRIQRMLPRNCQMLLFSATFEDSVWKFAQKVVPDPNIIKLKREEETLDTIKQYYVLCSSRDEKFQALCNLYGAITIAQAMIFCHTRKTASWLAAELSKEGHQVALLSGEMMVEQRAAVIERFREGKEKVLVTTNVCARGIDVEQVSVVINFDLPVDKDGNPDNETYLHRIGRTGRFGKRGLAVNMVDSKHSMNILNRIQEHFNKKIERLDTDDLDEIEKIAN; encoded by the exons GTGCTGTTGTCAAGACCAATACCAATGCAGAGAAGACAGATGAAGAAGAGAAAG AGGACAGAGCTGCCCAGTCCTTACTCAACAAGCTGATCAGAAGTAACCTTGTCGATAACACAAACCAAGTAGAAGTCCTGCAGCGGGATCCAAACTCCCCTCTGTACTCAGTGAAGTCTTTTGAAGAGCTTCGGCT CCCACAGAACTTAATTGCCCAATCTCAGTCTGGTACTGGTAAAACAGCTGCCTTCGTGCTGGCCATGCTTAGCCAAGTAGAACCTGCAAACAAATACCCCCAG TGTCTATGCCTCTCCCCAACGTATGAGCTCGCCCTCCAAACAGGAAAAGTGATTGAACAAATGGGCAAATTTTACCCTGAACTGAAGCTAGCTTATGCTGTTCGAGGCAATAAAT TGGAAAGAGGCCAGAAGATCAGCGAGCAGATTGTCATTGGCACCCCTGGGACCGTGCTGGACTGGTGCTCCAAGCTCAAGTTCATTGATCCCAAGAAAATCAAGGTGTTTGTTCTGGATGAAGCTGACGTCATGATAGCCACTCAGGGCCACCAGGATCAGAGCATCCGCATCCAGAG GATGCTGCCCAGGAACTGCCAGATGCTGCTTTTCTCTGCCACCTTTGAAGACTCTGTCTGGAAGTTTGCCCAGAAAGTGGTCCCAGACCCAAACATTATCAAACTGAAGCGGGAGGAAGAGACCCTGGACACCATCAAGCAGTACTATGTCCTGTGCAGCAGCAGAGACGAGAAGTTCCAGGCCTTGTGTAACCTCTATGGGGCCATCACCATTGCTCAAGCCATGATCTTCTGCCAT ACTCGCAAAACAGCTAGTTGGCTGGCAGCAGAGCTCTCAAAAGAAGGCCACCAGGTGGCTCTGCTGAGTGGGGAGATGATGGTGGAGCAGAGGGCTGCGGTGATTGAGCGCTTCCGAGAGGGCAAAGAGAAGGTTCTGGTGACCACCAACGTGTGTGCCCGCG GCATCGATGTTGAACAAGTGTCTGTCGTCATCAACTTTGATCTTCCCGTGGACAAGGACGGGAACCCTGACAACGAGACCTACCTGCACCGGATCGGGCGCACAGGCCGCTTTGGCAAGAGGGGCCTGGCAGTGAACATGGTGGACAGCAAGCACAGCATGAACATCCTGAACAGAATCCAGGAGCATTTTA ATAAGAAGATAGAACGATTGGACACGGATGATTTGGATGAGATTGAGAAAATAGCCAACTGA
- the LOC709576 gene encoding ATP-dependent RNA helicase DDX19B isoform X4, which produces MATDSWALAVDEQEAAAESLSNLHLKEEKIKPDANGAVVKTNTNAEKTDEEEKEDRAAQSLLNKLIRSNLVDNTNQVEVLQRDPNSPLYSVKSFEELRLKPQLLQGVYAMGFNRPSKIQENALPLMLAEPPQNLIAQSQSGTGKTAAFVLAMLSQVEPANKYPQCLCLSPTYELALQTGKVIEQMGKFYPELKLAYAVRGNKLERGQKISEQIVIGTPGTVLDWCSKLKFIDPKKIKVFVLDEADVMIATQGHQDQSIRIQRMLPRNCQMLLFSATFEDSVWKFAQKVVPDPNIIKLKREEETLDTIKQYYVLCSSRDEKFQALCNLYGAITIAQAMIFCHTRKTASWLAAELSKEGHQVALLSGEMMVEQRAAVIERFREGKEKVLVTTNVCARGIDVEQVSVVINFDLPVDKDGNPDNETYLHRIGRTGRFGKRGLAVNMVDSKHSMNILNRIQEHFNKKIERLDTDDLDEIEKIAN; this is translated from the exons GTGCTGTTGTCAAGACCAATACCAATGCAGAGAAGACAGATGAAGAAGAGAAAG AGGACAGAGCTGCCCAGTCCTTACTCAACAAGCTGATCAGAAGTAACCTTGTCGATAACACAAACCAAGTAGAAGTCCTGCAGCGGGATCCAAACTCCCCTCTGTACTCAGTGAAGTCTTTTGAAGAGCTTCGGCT gaaaccacagcttctccaaggAGTCTATGCCATGGGTTTCAATCGTCCATCCAAGATACAAGAGAATGCGTTACCACTGATGCTTGCTGAGCC CCCACAGAACTTAATTGCCCAATCTCAGTCTGGTACTGGTAAAACAGCTGCCTTCGTGCTGGCCATGCTTAGCCAAGTAGAACCTGCAAACAAATACCCCCAG TGTCTATGCCTCTCCCCAACGTATGAGCTCGCCCTCCAAACAGGAAAAGTGATTGAACAAATGGGCAAATTTTACCCTGAACTGAAGCTAGCTTATGCTGTTCGAGGCAATAAAT TGGAAAGAGGCCAGAAGATCAGCGAGCAGATTGTCATTGGCACCCCTGGGACCGTGCTGGACTGGTGCTCCAAGCTCAAGTTCATTGATCCCAAGAAAATCAAGGTGTTTGTTCTGGATGAAGCTGACGTCATGATAGCCACTCAGGGCCACCAGGATCAGAGCATCCGCATCCAGAG GATGCTGCCCAGGAACTGCCAGATGCTGCTTTTCTCTGCCACCTTTGAAGACTCTGTCTGGAAGTTTGCCCAGAAAGTGGTCCCAGACCCAAACATTATCAAACTGAAGCGGGAGGAAGAGACCCTGGACACCATCAAGCAGTACTATGTCCTGTGCAGCAGCAGAGACGAGAAGTTCCAGGCCTTGTGTAACCTCTATGGGGCCATCACCATTGCTCAAGCCATGATCTTCTGCCAT ACTCGCAAAACAGCTAGTTGGCTGGCAGCAGAGCTCTCAAAAGAAGGCCACCAGGTGGCTCTGCTGAGTGGGGAGATGATGGTGGAGCAGAGGGCTGCGGTGATTGAGCGCTTCCGAGAGGGCAAAGAGAAGGTTCTGGTGACCACCAACGTGTGTGCCCGCG GCATCGATGTTGAACAAGTGTCTGTCGTCATCAACTTTGATCTTCCCGTGGACAAGGACGGGAACCCTGACAACGAGACCTACCTGCACCGGATCGGGCGCACAGGCCGCTTTGGCAAGAGGGGCCTGGCAGTGAACATGGTGGACAGCAAGCACAGCATGAACATCCTGAACAGAATCCAGGAGCATTTTA ATAAGAAGATAGAACGATTGGACACGGATGATTTGGATGAGATTGAGAAAATAGCCAACTGA
- the LOC709576 gene encoding ATP-dependent RNA helicase DDX19B isoform X12, giving the protein MGFNRPSKIQENALPLMLAEPPQNLIAQSQSGTGKTAAFVLAMLSQVEPANKYPQCLCLSPTYELALQTGKVIEQMGKFYPELKLAYAVRGNKLERGQKISEQIVIGTPGTVLDWCSKLKFIDPKKIKVFVLDEADVMIATQGHQDQSIRIQRMLPRNCQMLLFSATFEDSVWKFAQKVVPDPNIIKLKREEETLDTIKQYYVLCSSRDEKFQALCNLYGAITIAQAMIFCHTRKTASWLAAELSKEGHQVALLSGEMMVEQRAAVIERFREGKEKVLVTTNVCARGIDVEQVSVVINFDLPVDKDGNPDNETYLHRIGRTGRFGKRGLAVNMVDSKHSMNILNRIQEHFNKKIERLDTDDLDEIEKIAN; this is encoded by the exons ATGGGTTTCAATCGTCCATCCAAGATACAAGAGAATGCGTTACCACTGATGCTTGCTGAGCC CCCACAGAACTTAATTGCCCAATCTCAGTCTGGTACTGGTAAAACAGCTGCCTTCGTGCTGGCCATGCTTAGCCAAGTAGAACCTGCAAACAAATACCCCCAG TGTCTATGCCTCTCCCCAACGTATGAGCTCGCCCTCCAAACAGGAAAAGTGATTGAACAAATGGGCAAATTTTACCCTGAACTGAAGCTAGCTTATGCTGTTCGAGGCAATAAAT TGGAAAGAGGCCAGAAGATCAGCGAGCAGATTGTCATTGGCACCCCTGGGACCGTGCTGGACTGGTGCTCCAAGCTCAAGTTCATTGATCCCAAGAAAATCAAGGTGTTTGTTCTGGATGAAGCTGACGTCATGATAGCCACTCAGGGCCACCAGGATCAGAGCATCCGCATCCAGAG GATGCTGCCCAGGAACTGCCAGATGCTGCTTTTCTCTGCCACCTTTGAAGACTCTGTCTGGAAGTTTGCCCAGAAAGTGGTCCCAGACCCAAACATTATCAAACTGAAGCGGGAGGAAGAGACCCTGGACACCATCAAGCAGTACTATGTCCTGTGCAGCAGCAGAGACGAGAAGTTCCAGGCCTTGTGTAACCTCTATGGGGCCATCACCATTGCTCAAGCCATGATCTTCTGCCAT ACTCGCAAAACAGCTAGTTGGCTGGCAGCAGAGCTCTCAAAAGAAGGCCACCAGGTGGCTCTGCTGAGTGGGGAGATGATGGTGGAGCAGAGGGCTGCGGTGATTGAGCGCTTCCGAGAGGGCAAAGAGAAGGTTCTGGTGACCACCAACGTGTGTGCCCGCG GCATCGATGTTGAACAAGTGTCTGTCGTCATCAACTTTGATCTTCCCGTGGACAAGGACGGGAACCCTGACAACGAGACCTACCTGCACCGGATCGGGCGCACAGGCCGCTTTGGCAAGAGGGGCCTGGCAGTGAACATGGTGGACAGCAAGCACAGCATGAACATCCTGAACAGAATCCAGGAGCATTTTA ATAAGAAGATAGAACGATTGGACACGGATGATTTGGATGAGATTGAGAAAATAGCCAACTGA
- the LOC709576 gene encoding ATP-dependent RNA helicase DDX19B isoform X5, protein MAGAAGQVRGRALRRFPITLPVGDLSNLHLKEEKIKPDANGAVVKTNTNAEKTDEEEKEDRAAQSLLNKLIRSNLVDNTNQVEVLQRDPNSPLYSVKSFEELRLKPQLLQGVYAMGFNRPSKIQENALPLMLAEPPQNLIAQSQSGTGKTAAFVLAMLSQVEPANKYPQCLCLSPTYELALQTGKVIEQMGKFYPELKLAYAVRGNKLERGQKISEQIVIGTPGTVLDWCSKLKFIDPKKIKVFVLDEADVMIATQGHQDQSIRIQRMLPRNCQMLLFSATFEDSVWKFAQKVVPDPNIIKLKREEETLDTIKQYYVLCSSRDEKFQALCNLYGAITIAQAMIFCHTRKTASWLAAELSKEGHQVALLSGEMMVEQRAAVIERFREGKEKVLVTTNVCARGIDVEQVSVVINFDLPVDKDGNPDNETYLHRIGRTGRFGKRGLAVNMVDSKHSMNILNRIQEHFNKKIERLDTDDLDEIEKIAN, encoded by the exons GTGCTGTTGTCAAGACCAATACCAATGCAGAGAAGACAGATGAAGAAGAGAAAG AGGACAGAGCTGCCCAGTCCTTACTCAACAAGCTGATCAGAAGTAACCTTGTCGATAACACAAACCAAGTAGAAGTCCTGCAGCGGGATCCAAACTCCCCTCTGTACTCAGTGAAGTCTTTTGAAGAGCTTCGGCT gaaaccacagcttctccaaggAGTCTATGCCATGGGTTTCAATCGTCCATCCAAGATACAAGAGAATGCGTTACCACTGATGCTTGCTGAGCC CCCACAGAACTTAATTGCCCAATCTCAGTCTGGTACTGGTAAAACAGCTGCCTTCGTGCTGGCCATGCTTAGCCAAGTAGAACCTGCAAACAAATACCCCCAG TGTCTATGCCTCTCCCCAACGTATGAGCTCGCCCTCCAAACAGGAAAAGTGATTGAACAAATGGGCAAATTTTACCCTGAACTGAAGCTAGCTTATGCTGTTCGAGGCAATAAAT TGGAAAGAGGCCAGAAGATCAGCGAGCAGATTGTCATTGGCACCCCTGGGACCGTGCTGGACTGGTGCTCCAAGCTCAAGTTCATTGATCCCAAGAAAATCAAGGTGTTTGTTCTGGATGAAGCTGACGTCATGATAGCCACTCAGGGCCACCAGGATCAGAGCATCCGCATCCAGAG GATGCTGCCCAGGAACTGCCAGATGCTGCTTTTCTCTGCCACCTTTGAAGACTCTGTCTGGAAGTTTGCCCAGAAAGTGGTCCCAGACCCAAACATTATCAAACTGAAGCGGGAGGAAGAGACCCTGGACACCATCAAGCAGTACTATGTCCTGTGCAGCAGCAGAGACGAGAAGTTCCAGGCCTTGTGTAACCTCTATGGGGCCATCACCATTGCTCAAGCCATGATCTTCTGCCAT ACTCGCAAAACAGCTAGTTGGCTGGCAGCAGAGCTCTCAAAAGAAGGCCACCAGGTGGCTCTGCTGAGTGGGGAGATGATGGTGGAGCAGAGGGCTGCGGTGATTGAGCGCTTCCGAGAGGGCAAAGAGAAGGTTCTGGTGACCACCAACGTGTGTGCCCGCG GCATCGATGTTGAACAAGTGTCTGTCGTCATCAACTTTGATCTTCCCGTGGACAAGGACGGGAACCCTGACAACGAGACCTACCTGCACCGGATCGGGCGCACAGGCCGCTTTGGCAAGAGGGGCCTGGCAGTGAACATGGTGGACAGCAAGCACAGCATGAACATCCTGAACAGAATCCAGGAGCATTTTA ATAAGAAGATAGAACGATTGGACACGGATGATTTGGATGAGATTGAGAAAATAGCCAACTGA
- the LOC709576 gene encoding ATP-dependent RNA helicase DDX19B isoform X3, whose amino-acid sequence MGPGGRRAGSGSRVDLPLLNISYRWKHTLSNLHLKEEKIKPDANGAVVKTNTNAEKTDEEEKEDRAAQSLLNKLIRSNLVDNTNQVEVLQRDPNSPLYSVKSFEELRLKPQLLQGVYAMGFNRPSKIQENALPLMLAEPPQNLIAQSQSGTGKTAAFVLAMLSQVEPANKYPQCLCLSPTYELALQTGKVIEQMGKFYPELKLAYAVRGNKLERGQKISEQIVIGTPGTVLDWCSKLKFIDPKKIKVFVLDEADVMIATQGHQDQSIRIQRMLPRNCQMLLFSATFEDSVWKFAQKVVPDPNIIKLKREEETLDTIKQYYVLCSSRDEKFQALCNLYGAITIAQAMIFCHTRKTASWLAAELSKEGHQVALLSGEMMVEQRAAVIERFREGKEKVLVTTNVCARGIDVEQVSVVINFDLPVDKDGNPDNETYLHRIGRTGRFGKRGLAVNMVDSKHSMNILNRIQEHFNKKIERLDTDDLDEIEKIAN is encoded by the exons GTGCTGTTGTCAAGACCAATACCAATGCAGAGAAGACAGATGAAGAAGAGAAAG AGGACAGAGCTGCCCAGTCCTTACTCAACAAGCTGATCAGAAGTAACCTTGTCGATAACACAAACCAAGTAGAAGTCCTGCAGCGGGATCCAAACTCCCCTCTGTACTCAGTGAAGTCTTTTGAAGAGCTTCGGCT gaaaccacagcttctccaaggAGTCTATGCCATGGGTTTCAATCGTCCATCCAAGATACAAGAGAATGCGTTACCACTGATGCTTGCTGAGCC CCCACAGAACTTAATTGCCCAATCTCAGTCTGGTACTGGTAAAACAGCTGCCTTCGTGCTGGCCATGCTTAGCCAAGTAGAACCTGCAAACAAATACCCCCAG TGTCTATGCCTCTCCCCAACGTATGAGCTCGCCCTCCAAACAGGAAAAGTGATTGAACAAATGGGCAAATTTTACCCTGAACTGAAGCTAGCTTATGCTGTTCGAGGCAATAAAT TGGAAAGAGGCCAGAAGATCAGCGAGCAGATTGTCATTGGCACCCCTGGGACCGTGCTGGACTGGTGCTCCAAGCTCAAGTTCATTGATCCCAAGAAAATCAAGGTGTTTGTTCTGGATGAAGCTGACGTCATGATAGCCACTCAGGGCCACCAGGATCAGAGCATCCGCATCCAGAG GATGCTGCCCAGGAACTGCCAGATGCTGCTTTTCTCTGCCACCTTTGAAGACTCTGTCTGGAAGTTTGCCCAGAAAGTGGTCCCAGACCCAAACATTATCAAACTGAAGCGGGAGGAAGAGACCCTGGACACCATCAAGCAGTACTATGTCCTGTGCAGCAGCAGAGACGAGAAGTTCCAGGCCTTGTGTAACCTCTATGGGGCCATCACCATTGCTCAAGCCATGATCTTCTGCCAT ACTCGCAAAACAGCTAGTTGGCTGGCAGCAGAGCTCTCAAAAGAAGGCCACCAGGTGGCTCTGCTGAGTGGGGAGATGATGGTGGAGCAGAGGGCTGCGGTGATTGAGCGCTTCCGAGAGGGCAAAGAGAAGGTTCTGGTGACCACCAACGTGTGTGCCCGCG GCATCGATGTTGAACAAGTGTCTGTCGTCATCAACTTTGATCTTCCCGTGGACAAGGACGGGAACCCTGACAACGAGACCTACCTGCACCGGATCGGGCGCACAGGCCGCTTTGGCAAGAGGGGCCTGGCAGTGAACATGGTGGACAGCAAGCACAGCATGAACATCCTGAACAGAATCCAGGAGCATTTTA ATAAGAAGATAGAACGATTGGACACGGATGATTTGGATGAGATTGAGAAAATAGCCAACTGA